In Halarcobacter bivalviorum, a genomic segment contains:
- a CDS encoding HAD family hydrolase, giving the protein MEKIILFDLDGTLIDSTEAIVSTFHHSFKELNYNFQGTDEDIKALIGHPLDIMYQELGVDKEVVWDFVDSYKQRYRQISRQQTELLEFAKEAIELANTFARLSVVTTKTGLYSQELLEHMDIMKYFEHITGREHVEHPKPHPEPIHRTLDLMQIKQTCDIWMVGDTELDLIAAQSAGINCVGVLCGYGKEESLKEHTPFVVGNPLEAVKLIKDM; this is encoded by the coding sequence GTGGAAAAAATTATACTTTTTGATTTAGATGGTACTTTAATTGACTCAACAGAAGCTATTGTTTCAACATTTCATCACTCATTTAAAGAACTTAATTATAATTTTCAAGGAACTGATGAAGATATTAAAGCCCTAATAGGACACCCTCTTGATATTATGTATCAAGAATTAGGAGTAGATAAAGAAGTTGTTTGGGATTTTGTTGATTCATATAAACAAAGATATAGACAAATTTCAAGACAACAAACAGAACTACTTGAATTTGCAAAAGAAGCAATAGAATTAGCAAATACTTTTGCAAGACTTTCTGTTGTTACAACAAAAACAGGACTTTATAGTCAAGAACTATTAGAGCATATGGATATTATGAAATACTTTGAACATATTACAGGAAGAGAGCATGTTGAACATCCTAAACCACATCCTGAGCCTATTCATAGAACACTTGATTTAATGCAAATCAAACAAACTTGTGATATTTGGATGGTAGGAGATACGGAATTAGACTTAATTGCAGCACAAAGTGCTGGTATCAATTGTGTAGGTGTTTTATGTGGTTATGGTAAAGAAGAATCACTTAAAGAACATACTCCTTTTGTTGTAGGAAATCCTCTTGAAGCAGTTAAATTAATAAAGGATATGTAA
- a CDS encoding peptide-binding protein, with product MKKIVLIFILIITANASTLNLSMTSSPSRLNPILSNDTASSQVSGWLFNGLFKYDKDGNIIPDIATSYKFETNTKLIINLRKDVLWHDNKKVTAHDVVFTYEKIIDPKVFNSIVSNFKEVKRVKALDDFTLEVIYKKPYFKALHIWMIGVLPKHLLEKEENLMTSSFNKQPVGNGPYKLESFKNSSDIILKANENYHEGKPKIDEISFKFLPNPDTVFLMLKENKLDVGALSPLQIDRQISPKFKEDFKIVESQSFSYDYLGFNLRNKKFQDKRVREALSLAINRQEMVDILFFGHGKVCNGPFLPGSFAFNEKIKQTKQDLKKAKQLLKEAGYDEKNPFSFEIVTNTGNEIRLNAALIIQYQLAKIGVNAKIKVMEWQAFLNTIVHPRKFETVLLGWSLALMPDAYPLWHSDSDKLGRFNLVGYRNSEVDELIEKGALTIDQEELSNIYKKLFKLISEDLPYLFLYIPNSITVVNSKIKNVEPSFIGVMHNQKDWIKP from the coding sequence ATGAAAAAAATAGTATTAATATTCATCCTAATAATAACAGCAAATGCAAGTACTTTAAATCTTTCAATGACTTCAAGTCCTAGTAGATTAAATCCTATTTTATCAAATGACACTGCAAGTTCTCAAGTTTCGGGATGGTTATTTAATGGACTATTTAAATATGATAAAGATGGGAATATTATTCCTGATATAGCTACTTCTTATAAATTTGAAACAAATACCAAACTAATAATAAATTTACGAAAAGATGTTCTTTGGCATGATAATAAAAAAGTTACTGCACATGATGTGGTTTTTACCTATGAAAAGATTATAGACCCTAAAGTTTTTAACTCTATTGTCTCAAATTTTAAAGAGGTTAAAAGAGTAAAAGCCTTAGATGATTTTACCCTTGAAGTAATTTATAAAAAACCTTATTTTAAAGCTTTACATATTTGGATGATAGGAGTTCTTCCAAAACATTTATTAGAAAAAGAAGAGAATTTAATGACAAGTTCTTTTAATAAACAACCTGTTGGAAATGGACCTTATAAACTAGAATCATTTAAAAACTCCTCAGATATTATTCTAAAGGCAAATGAGAACTATCATGAGGGAAAACCAAAGATAGATGAAATCTCTTTTAAATTTCTTCCAAATCCTGATACTGTTTTTTTAATGTTAAAAGAGAATAAATTAGATGTAGGAGCTTTAAGTCCTCTACAAATTGATAGGCAAATCAGTCCAAAGTTTAAAGAGGATTTCAAAATTGTTGAATCACAAAGTTTTTCTTATGACTATTTAGGTTTTAATCTTAGAAATAAAAAGTTTCAAGATAAAAGAGTTAGAGAAGCCTTATCTTTAGCTATAAATAGGCAAGAGATGGTTGATATTCTTTTCTTTGGGCATGGAAAGGTTTGTAATGGTCCTTTTTTACCAGGAAGTTTTGCTTTTAATGAGAAGATTAAACAGACAAAACAAGACCTTAAAAAAGCAAAGCAACTTTTAAAAGAAGCAGGATATGATGAAAAAAATCCTTTTAGCTTTGAAATAGTTACAAATACAGGAAATGAGATAAGACTTAACGCGGCTCTTATTATTCAATACCAACTTGCAAAAATTGGTGTAAATGCTAAAATCAAAGTAATGGAGTGGCAAGCTTTTTTAAACACAATTGTTCATCCAAGAAAATTTGAAACTGTACTTCTTGGTTGGAGTTTAGCTCTTATGCCAGATGCCTATCCTTTATGGCATAGTGACTCTGATAAATTAGGAAGATTTAATCTTGTAGGATATAGAAATAGTGAAGTTGATGAACTTATAGAAAAAGGTGCACTTACTATAGACCAAGAAGAGTTAAGTAATATTTATAAAAAGCTTTTTAAACTTATTAGTGAAGATCTTCCTTACTTATTTTTATATATTCCAAACTCAATTACTGTTGTAAATTCTAAAATAAAAAATGTAGAACCTTCTTTTATAGGAGTTATGCATAATCAAAAAGATTGGATAAAGCCATAA
- the rpsI gene encoding 30S ribosomal protein S9: MAKVYATGRRKSAVAKVWLENGTGELTINGQSLDAWLGGHEAIKKRVMQPLEVSKQETSVNVVVKTVGGGYSAQADAVRHGISRALVAFDEQFRAILKPYGLLTRDARAVERKKYGKKKARKSTQFSKR; the protein is encoded by the coding sequence ATGGCAAAAGTATACGCAACTGGAAGAAGAAAATCAGCTGTAGCAAAAGTATGGTTAGAAAACGGTACAGGTGAGCTTACAATCAATGGTCAATCTTTAGACGCATGGTTAGGTGGACACGAAGCAATTAAAAAAAGAGTTATGCAACCATTAGAAGTATCTAAACAAGAAACTTCTGTAAACGTAGTTGTTAAAACTGTTGGTGGTGGATATTCTGCACAAGCTGATGCTGTAAGACATGGTATTTCTAGAGCACTAGTAGCTTTCGATGAGCAATTCAGAGCAATCTTAAAACCTTATGGTTTATTAACAAGAGATGCAAGAGCTGTTGAAAGAAAAAAATACGGAAAGAAAAAAGCAAGAAAATCTACACAATTCTCAAAAAGATAA
- the rplM gene encoding 50S ribosomal protein L13, with amino-acid sequence MKFTQMAKANEIERDWIVVDATDKIFGRIITEVATLLRGKHKPSYTPNVDCGDNVIIINASKARFTGAKLEDKNYFTHSGYFGSTKTHKMSDMLEKNPEKLYKLAARGMLPKTKLGKAMLKKLKVYAGSEHPHTAQIKG; translated from the coding sequence ATGAAATTTACTCAAATGGCAAAAGCTAACGAAATCGAGAGAGATTGGATAGTAGTTGATGCAACTGATAAGATTTTTGGTAGAATTATTACAGAAGTTGCAACACTATTAAGAGGTAAACATAAACCTAGCTATACTCCAAACGTTGACTGTGGAGATAACGTAATTATCATCAATGCTTCAAAAGCAAGATTTACTGGAGCTAAATTAGAAGATAAAAACTATTTTACACACTCTGGTTATTTTGGAAGTACAAAGACTCACAAAATGTCTGATATGTTAGAAAAAAACCCAGAAAAACTATATAAATTAGCAGCAAGAGGTATGCTTCCAAAAACTAAACTTGGAAAAGCAATGCTTAAAAAATTAAAAGTATACGCAGGTTCTGAACACCCTCACACTGCGCAAATTAAAGGATAA